A window of the Amycolatopsis solani genome harbors these coding sequences:
- a CDS encoding carbohydrate ABC transporter permease, whose protein sequence is MAVLTAEKPKTAARAANRRRRVSPVLLAFVLVPLVVEGFWVFWPALQGFYLALTNWDGVSAPTFVGLGNFAEMFSDDIFKTAALDTVIWLVLFGGLSAAGGLALATLLQKERRGVGFYRAALFTPVVFSLVATSLIWQVIYQPDGVFNKVLGAIGLESWQHSWLADPKTALYAVLVPALWRQLGYVMVLYLAGLKGIDPALYEAAKLDGATAWQQFRNVTWPQLRSVNSVVLSVIIIDSLRSFDVVWSMTKGGPYHSSELLSTYMYATAFQSLRLGYASALAVVIFVLAFGVIVTYLVRAFREDS, encoded by the coding sequence ATGGCGGTGCTGACCGCGGAGAAGCCGAAGACCGCGGCGAGGGCGGCGAACCGCCGTCGCCGCGTCTCGCCCGTGCTGCTGGCGTTCGTCCTGGTACCGCTCGTGGTCGAGGGGTTCTGGGTGTTCTGGCCCGCGCTGCAGGGGTTCTACCTGGCGCTGACGAACTGGGACGGCGTCTCGGCGCCGACGTTCGTCGGCTTGGGGAACTTCGCCGAGATGTTCTCCGACGACATCTTCAAGACCGCCGCGCTCGACACGGTGATCTGGCTGGTGCTCTTCGGCGGTCTCTCGGCGGCCGGCGGTCTCGCGCTGGCGACGTTGTTGCAGAAGGAACGCCGAGGTGTCGGGTTCTACCGGGCCGCGCTGTTCACGCCGGTGGTGTTCTCGCTGGTCGCGACTTCGCTGATCTGGCAGGTGATCTACCAGCCGGACGGCGTCTTCAACAAGGTGCTCGGCGCGATCGGGCTGGAGAGCTGGCAGCACTCGTGGCTGGCCGACCCGAAGACCGCGCTGTACGCGGTGCTCGTCCCGGCGCTGTGGCGGCAGCTCGGCTACGTGATGGTGCTGTACCTGGCCGGGCTCAAGGGCATCGACCCGGCGCTGTACGAAGCGGCCAAATTGGACGGTGCCACCGCGTGGCAGCAGTTCCGCAACGTGACGTGGCCGCAGCTGCGCAGCGTCAACTCCGTGGTCCTGTCGGTGATCATCATCGATTCGCTGCGCTCCTTCGACGTCGTCTGGTCGATGACGAAGGGCGGGCCCTACCACTCGTCCGAGCTGCTCAGCACCTACATGTACGCGACGGCGTTCCAGTCGCTGCGGCTCGGCTACGCGTCCGCGCTGGCCGTGGTGATCTTCGTGCTGGCGTTCGGCGTGATCGTGACCTACCTCGTGCGCGCCTTCCGGGAGGACTCGTGA
- a CDS encoding threonine aldolase family protein → MTFTLPPLDFRSDTVTRPDETMRAAMASAEVGDNVLDHDPTVAALEERAAHVLGMAAALWVPSGTMANLIALSLHLQRGDRFLATRGAHVLANELGSAAWLAGGMPDILEHDGGPGRPSPDALAAAIGQPGPYFTLRTSLLCLENTHNAAGGAVTPPDEHAQLLSVAKEAGLTVHLDGARIWQASVALQVPPAALTVGVDSVSACFSKGLGAPVGSVVAGSKTFVERARRMRQMLGGGVRQGGVLAAACLVALDRVPDLADSHENATRLADGLREYGWATNEPDTNIVLAEVPDIPTALSWLDSLGVRAVPMAGKVRFVTHRDLSATDVEEALRRIKTGA, encoded by the coding sequence GTGACCTTCACCCTGCCGCCGCTGGATTTCCGTTCCGACACCGTCACCCGTCCGGATGAAACGATGCGAGCGGCGATGGCGTCGGCCGAGGTCGGCGACAACGTCCTCGACCACGACCCGACGGTCGCCGCCCTGGAGGAACGCGCCGCGCACGTCCTGGGCATGGCGGCCGCGCTCTGGGTGCCGAGCGGGACGATGGCCAACCTGATCGCGCTCAGCCTCCACCTGCAGCGCGGCGACCGGTTCCTGGCCACCCGGGGTGCGCACGTGCTGGCCAACGAGCTGGGCTCGGCCGCGTGGCTGGCCGGCGGCATGCCGGACATCCTCGAACACGACGGCGGCCCGGGCCGCCCGTCTCCCGACGCCCTCGCGGCCGCGATCGGACAACCCGGGCCGTACTTCACATTACGGACGTCGCTGCTCTGCCTGGAGAACACCCACAACGCGGCCGGCGGCGCGGTGACCCCGCCGGACGAGCACGCCCAGCTGCTGTCCGTCGCGAAGGAAGCCGGCCTGACCGTGCACCTCGACGGCGCCCGCATCTGGCAAGCCTCGGTCGCGCTGCAGGTGCCACCCGCCGCGCTGACCGTCGGTGTCGACTCCGTGTCGGCCTGCTTCAGCAAGGGCCTCGGCGCACCGGTCGGCTCGGTCGTGGCCGGCAGCAAGACGTTCGTCGAGCGCGCCCGCCGGATGCGCCAGATGCTCGGCGGCGGCGTCCGCCAGGGCGGCGTCCTGGCCGCGGCCTGCCTGGTCGCGCTGGACCGCGTCCCCGACCTGGCCGACTCCCACGAGAACGCCACGCGCCTCGCCGACGGGCTGCGCGAGTACGGCTGGGCGACGAACGAGCCGGACACCAACATCGTGCTCGCCGAGGTGCCCGACATCCCGACCGCGCTGAGCTGGCTCGACTCGCTCGGGGTCCGCGCGGTGCCGATGGCGGGCAAGGTCCGGTTCGTCACCCACCGGGACCTCAGCGCGACCGACGTCGAAGAAGCCCTGCGCCGGATCAAGACCGGCGCCTGA
- a CDS encoding ABC transporter substrate-binding protein, with amino-acid sequence MTSAGLSRRRFLRNASLAGLGAVGSGSFLAACATATSSGPVKQAAGAVTVQSNLSSPEAKKAIEALAKAFGDKGGATATVNTVASETFRTQLPSYLTAANPPDTFTWYPGSLLSGYARKGLLLDVSDVWQGMGDYSAAFRALSGDGAGHQVFIPTSYYWWGFFYRKSNFAKWGVQPPTNWTEFLALCETLKGKGIAPIGLGAGGTTPWTASAWFDYLNIRINGAPFHRELLAGKQRFDDPRVKKIFDPWRQALPYFDPNGTAIAFQDATTVLLQGRTGMVLTGTFFADAAPKDALDDLDFFQFPILDPAVPVAEEGPTDGFFASARTPHVAEVKEWFSYVATAEAQELYIKNSSGTVLPTNPSAKDTGTSLVQKGRKMLADAKEITQFFNRDSSDALQPTADAALIRFIQKPNELDSILADWQTAAQKVWQS; translated from the coding sequence ATGACGAGTGCCGGCCTGTCCCGCCGTCGTTTCCTGCGCAACGCGAGCCTCGCCGGGCTGGGAGCCGTCGGCTCGGGCAGCTTCCTCGCCGCCTGCGCCACCGCCACCTCCAGCGGCCCGGTCAAGCAGGCCGCCGGCGCGGTCACCGTCCAGTCGAACCTGTCCTCGCCCGAGGCGAAGAAAGCCATCGAGGCGCTGGCCAAGGCGTTCGGCGACAAGGGCGGCGCCACCGCGACCGTGAACACGGTGGCGTCGGAAACCTTCCGGACCCAGCTGCCCAGCTACCTCACCGCGGCCAACCCGCCCGACACGTTCACCTGGTACCCGGGCTCGCTGCTGTCCGGCTACGCCCGCAAGGGCCTGCTCCTCGACGTCAGCGACGTCTGGCAGGGCATGGGCGACTACAGCGCCGCCTTCCGCGCGCTCTCCGGCGACGGCGCCGGCCACCAGGTCTTCATCCCGACGTCGTACTACTGGTGGGGCTTCTTCTACCGCAAGTCGAACTTCGCGAAGTGGGGCGTCCAGCCGCCGACGAACTGGACCGAGTTCCTCGCCCTGTGCGAAACCCTGAAGGGCAAGGGGATCGCGCCGATCGGCCTCGGCGCGGGCGGCACCACGCCGTGGACCGCGTCCGCCTGGTTCGACTACCTGAACATCCGGATCAACGGCGCGCCCTTCCACCGCGAGCTGCTCGCGGGCAAGCAGCGCTTCGACGACCCGCGCGTCAAGAAGATCTTCGACCCGTGGCGCCAGGCCCTGCCCTACTTCGACCCGAACGGCACCGCGATCGCGTTCCAGGACGCCACCACCGTGCTGCTGCAGGGCCGCACCGGCATGGTGCTGACCGGCACGTTCTTCGCCGACGCCGCGCCGAAGGACGCGCTCGACGACCTCGACTTCTTCCAGTTCCCGATCCTCGACCCGGCCGTGCCGGTCGCCGAGGAGGGCCCGACCGACGGCTTCTTCGCCAGTGCGCGCACCCCGCACGTCGCCGAGGTCAAGGAGTGGTTCTCCTACGTCGCCACGGCCGAGGCCCAGGAGCTCTACATCAAGAACTCGTCCGGCACCGTGCTGCCGACCAACCCGTCCGCGAAGGACACCGGCACGTCGTTGGTCCAAAAGGGACGCAAGATGCTCGCGGACGCCAAGGAGATCACGCAGTTCTTCAACCGCGACTCCTCCGACGCGCTGCAGCCGACCGCCGACGCCGCGTTGATCCGGTTCATCCAGAAGCCGAACGAGCTCGACTCGATCCTGGCCGACTGGCAGACCGCCGCGCAGAAGGTCTGGCAGTCCTGA
- a CDS encoding SigE family RNA polymerase sigma factor has translation MDQRDEEEFAEYFAARRDAVRRTAYMLCGDWHRADDLAQTAFVALHRRWTKIRDRAATDAYVRKTLVRASIDESRRPWRREWQTEVLPEPADDTPGLDDLVATREDLLAALKEVPPKQRAVLVMRYFEGLDVTSAAKALGCSEGNVKSQTARGLANLKQVLEREVETNG, from the coding sequence GTGGACCAGCGCGACGAGGAGGAGTTCGCGGAGTACTTCGCCGCCAGGCGGGACGCCGTGCGCCGGACCGCGTACATGCTCTGCGGAGACTGGCACCGGGCGGACGACCTCGCGCAGACGGCGTTCGTCGCACTGCACCGGAGGTGGACGAAGATCAGGGATCGCGCGGCGACCGACGCGTACGTGCGCAAGACGCTCGTCCGCGCGTCGATCGACGAATCGCGGCGGCCGTGGCGGCGCGAGTGGCAGACCGAGGTCCTGCCGGAGCCCGCCGACGACACACCCGGCCTCGACGACCTCGTCGCGACCAGGGAAGACCTGCTCGCGGCGCTGAAGGAAGTGCCGCCCAAGCAGCGGGCGGTGCTGGTCATGCGGTACTTCGAAGGACTCGACGTGACCAGCGCGGCGAAGGCGCTGGGCTGCAGCGAAGGCAACGTGAAGAGCCAGACCGCACGCGGGCTGGCGAACCTCAAGCAGGTGCTGGAACGGGAGGTGGAGACCAATGGATGA
- a CDS encoding carbohydrate ABC transporter permease, translated as MKTRTFGFHLVAGGLAVLWLLPILLVLTTSVRSFSDIASNGLGALPSSFSLDGFGQAWGEGGGGHAMLNSLLVTVPTVLLALLLSSAAAFALSRYAIPFRRTLILVMLSGNLLPPQILLVPVAKLAELLGIYDTLTALIVVQVGFGLGFYTFVLQGFMRSIPDKVQQAALIDGAGVVQIFWRIVLPMTRPALAALGALAFTWTFNDLLWSITVLRTGSVMPVTPALLGLQGQYVSNWNVIAAGSVIAAVPTVAVFLRFQKHFISGLAIGAIK; from the coding sequence GTGAAGACCCGGACCTTCGGCTTCCACCTGGTCGCGGGCGGGCTCGCGGTGCTGTGGCTGCTGCCGATCCTGCTCGTGCTGACCACGAGCGTCCGGTCCTTTTCGGACATCGCGTCGAACGGGCTGGGCGCGCTGCCGTCGTCGTTCTCGCTGGACGGCTTCGGGCAGGCGTGGGGCGAAGGCGGTGGCGGGCACGCGATGCTGAACAGCCTGCTGGTGACCGTCCCGACGGTGCTGCTCGCGCTGCTGCTGAGCTCGGCGGCCGCGTTCGCGCTGAGCCGGTACGCGATCCCGTTCCGCCGCACGCTCATCCTGGTGATGCTGTCCGGCAACCTGCTGCCACCGCAGATCCTGCTGGTGCCGGTGGCGAAGCTGGCCGAGCTGCTCGGCATCTACGACACGCTGACCGCGCTGATCGTCGTCCAGGTCGGCTTCGGGCTGGGCTTCTACACGTTCGTGCTGCAGGGTTTCATGCGGTCCATCCCGGACAAGGTGCAGCAGGCCGCGCTGATCGACGGCGCCGGTGTCGTCCAGATCTTCTGGCGGATCGTCCTCCCGATGACCCGCCCGGCGCTGGCCGCCCTCGGCGCGCTGGCGTTCACCTGGACGTTCAACGACCTGCTGTGGTCGATCACCGTGCTGCGCACCGGTTCGGTGATGCCGGTGACGCCGGCGCTGCTCGGCCTGCAGGGCCAGTACGTGTCCAACTGGAACGTGATCGCGGCGGGCTCGGTCATCGCGGCCGTCCCGACCGTGGCCGTGTTCCTGCGGTTCCAGAAGCACTTCATTTCCGGGCTGGCGATCGGGGCGATCAAGTGA
- a CDS encoding alpha-galactosidase, with translation MTWTVAMKSTSYTVALDPSRRWAELVAWGPSGVEDGPSVFANRGDVHFITEADAAPVEYAPLGLRPFSGADVAVRGGSWWRFDSASLDADLRLAFVDEVSGLRAVLCYRPVPETDVLTRWVEFENTGSSTVEFDRLGSAGVCVPTVSGARLTYLTGQWSQEFTRRSLELPAGGFRMESRFGVPGHAHVPWLAVQDAAGGTAYGVSLEWPGSWSIEADVEPSGLTRVRAGRLPSPGPVLLEPGASLATPPVALASSVDGLSGLASVWHDYDRVLAGSRWWRPRPVLYNSWEATGFDVEASHQLELAKRAADLGVELFVVDDGWFTGRDDDTGGLGDWTPADPAFGEFVGSVRELGLEFGLWVEPEAVSPKSRLYAAHPDWVYRIDGRPQTLIRNQLLLDLGLPPVVDFIKSTLDSLLTAYPISYLKWDMNRPPTERGRPGSPSADLDAEHVAGYLAVLDHLRVSHPHVTVEACAGGGGRTDLATVARADVVWPSDNTGPLDRLAIQDGFLLMHAPHLMSSWVTDSPGVFDPRPRSLRFRFVAAMAGVLGIGADLSRWTPAQHTEAASLVARYKSIREVIHHGVARVLHGPTDPTAATQYTSEDGDTVVVLAWSTGQLTGAPLTPGRSSRVRLSVGVAGSYVDEQGARYSGAHLKYAGLPFDWTADHDADVVVLRRQGKL, from the coding sequence GTGACGTGGACCGTGGCCATGAAGTCCACTTCGTACACCGTGGCGCTGGATCCTTCGCGCCGGTGGGCGGAACTCGTCGCGTGGGGCCCTTCGGGTGTCGAGGACGGGCCGTCGGTGTTCGCCAACCGCGGCGACGTGCATTTCATCACCGAAGCGGACGCGGCCCCGGTCGAGTACGCCCCACTCGGCCTGCGCCCGTTCTCCGGCGCGGACGTCGCCGTGCGCGGCGGTTCCTGGTGGCGGTTCGATTCGGCTTCGTTGGACGCCGACCTGCGACTGGCCTTTGTGGACGAGGTTTCCGGGCTGCGCGCGGTGCTCTGCTACCGGCCGGTGCCCGAGACGGACGTGCTCACCCGGTGGGTCGAGTTCGAGAACACCGGTTCGTCCACTGTGGAGTTCGACCGGCTCGGCTCGGCGGGCGTCTGCGTGCCGACGGTGTCCGGTGCCCGGCTGACGTACCTGACCGGCCAGTGGTCGCAGGAGTTCACCCGGCGTTCCCTCGAACTGCCCGCGGGCGGTTTCCGGATGGAGAGCCGCTTCGGCGTGCCGGGCCACGCGCACGTGCCGTGGCTGGCGGTGCAGGACGCCGCCGGCGGCACCGCTTACGGCGTCTCGCTGGAATGGCCGGGTTCGTGGTCCATCGAGGCGGACGTCGAGCCTTCGGGGCTGACCCGCGTCCGGGCCGGGCGGCTGCCCTCGCCGGGGCCCGTCCTCCTCGAGCCGGGTGCTTCCCTGGCCACCCCGCCGGTCGCCCTGGCGTCCAGTGTGGATGGTCTGTCCGGACTGGCCTCGGTGTGGCACGACTACGACCGCGTCCTGGCGGGTTCGCGGTGGTGGCGCCCGCGTCCGGTGCTCTACAACTCGTGGGAAGCGACCGGCTTCGACGTCGAGGCCTCGCACCAACTGGAACTGGCGAAGCGGGCGGCGGACCTCGGCGTCGAGCTGTTCGTGGTGGACGACGGCTGGTTCACCGGCCGCGACGACGACACCGGCGGCCTCGGCGACTGGACCCCGGCGGACCCGGCGTTCGGCGAGTTCGTCGGCTCGGTGCGAGAGCTGGGCCTGGAGTTCGGACTGTGGGTCGAGCCGGAGGCGGTCAGCCCGAAGTCGCGGCTGTACGCGGCGCACCCGGACTGGGTGTACCGGATCGACGGCCGCCCGCAGACGTTGATCCGGAACCAGCTGCTGCTGGACCTGGGCCTGCCTCCGGTGGTGGACTTCATCAAGTCCACTCTGGACTCCTTGCTGACGGCGTACCCGATCTCGTACCTGAAGTGGGACATGAACCGCCCGCCGACCGAACGCGGCCGCCCGGGCTCGCCGTCCGCGGACCTGGACGCCGAGCACGTCGCCGGGTACCTGGCGGTGCTGGACCACCTGCGGGTTTCGCACCCGCACGTGACGGTGGAGGCGTGCGCGGGTGGCGGCGGCCGCACCGACCTGGCCACGGTGGCGCGCGCGGACGTGGTGTGGCCGAGCGACAACACCGGGCCGCTGGACCGCCTCGCCATCCAGGACGGGTTCCTGCTGATGCACGCCCCGCACCTGATGAGTTCGTGGGTGACGGACTCCCCGGGCGTCTTCGACCCGCGGCCCCGCTCGCTGCGCTTCCGTTTCGTGGCGGCGATGGCGGGCGTGCTGGGCATCGGCGCGGACCTCTCCCGATGGACCCCGGCCCAGCACACGGAGGCGGCTTCGCTGGTGGCGCGGTACAAGTCGATCCGCGAGGTGATCCACCACGGGGTGGCCCGGGTCCTCCACGGCCCGACCGACCCGACGGCGGCCACCCAGTACACCTCGGAGGACGGCGACACGGTGGTCGTGCTGGCGTGGAGCACGGGACAGCTGACGGGGGCCCCGCTGACCCCCGGCCGCTCATCCCGCGTGCGGTTGTCGGTGGGTGTGGCGGGGTCCTATGTGGACGAGCAGGGGGCCCGGTACTCGGGTGCGCACCTGAAGTACGCGGGCCTGCCGTTCGACTGGACGGCGGACCACGACGCGGACGTCGTGGTCCTGCGCCGTCAGGGTAAGCTATGA
- a CDS encoding FadR/GntR family transcriptional regulator: MTEHRPRGLHGQTVEALASRILSDEWGEGTILDLPALREELDISLTALREALKVLAAKGMIDARQKRGTFVQPREKWNMLDADVMRWQTAAADDPGLLEELTEVRAVVEPAAARIAAGRASEEDVEGLREALADMAAAGGDPEASVQADLAFHRRLMAATHNNFLMRMERVIAIGLAERDKLVHGTSPAEDPVPSHRKVFDAIVSGDPAAAEQAMLALVTKSRDDLEKAQRRS; the protein is encoded by the coding sequence TTGACCGAACACCGGCCACGCGGGTTGCACGGCCAGACCGTGGAGGCACTGGCCAGCCGGATCCTCTCCGACGAGTGGGGCGAAGGCACGATCCTCGACCTGCCCGCCCTGCGCGAAGAGCTCGACATCAGCCTGACCGCGCTGCGCGAAGCGCTCAAAGTGCTGGCCGCGAAGGGCATGATCGACGCCCGGCAGAAGCGCGGCACGTTCGTCCAGCCGCGCGAGAAGTGGAACATGCTCGACGCCGACGTCATGCGCTGGCAGACCGCGGCCGCCGACGACCCCGGCCTGCTCGAGGAGCTGACCGAGGTCCGCGCGGTCGTGGAGCCCGCCGCGGCCCGGATCGCCGCCGGGCGCGCGTCGGAAGAGGACGTCGAGGGACTGCGGGAAGCGCTGGCCGACATGGCCGCGGCCGGCGGCGACCCGGAGGCGAGCGTCCAGGCCGACCTCGCCTTCCACCGGCGGCTGATGGCCGCCACCCACAACAACTTCCTGATGCGGATGGAGCGCGTGATCGCGATCGGGCTCGCCGAGCGCGACAAGCTGGTGCACGGGACGTCCCCGGCGGAGGACCCGGTGCCGAGCCACCGGAAGGTGTTCGACGCGATCGTGTCCGGCGACCCGGCGGCGGCGGAGCAGGCGATGCTGGCCCTGGTCACGAAATCCCGCGACGACCTCGAGAAAGCTCAGCGCCGGTCGTGA
- a CDS encoding HAD family hydrolase: MNWIVFDYGDVLSKPSAARPDLAAAMGAPLPEFEKAYWDLRIPYDAGSTPLEYWQAVGKELGVPVDEALSAELTRIDVEGWGHLEPSSEALLEALSEAGAALALLSNAPAVFGEWVRAQDWVRHFRVTLFSGDVRCVKPDAKIFRLLLDELGAEPADCLFFDDRQSNVDGARAVGLKAQLWNGADAARAWLD, translated from the coding sequence GTGAACTGGATCGTGTTCGACTACGGCGACGTGCTGAGCAAGCCGAGCGCCGCCCGCCCCGACCTGGCCGCCGCGATGGGCGCGCCGCTGCCGGAGTTCGAGAAGGCGTACTGGGACCTCCGGATCCCGTACGACGCGGGCAGCACGCCGCTGGAGTACTGGCAGGCCGTGGGCAAGGAGCTCGGCGTGCCGGTCGACGAGGCCCTGTCGGCCGAGCTGACCCGCATCGACGTCGAGGGCTGGGGTCACCTGGAGCCGTCGTCGGAGGCCCTGCTCGAGGCCCTTTCCGAAGCCGGCGCGGCGCTGGCGCTGCTCTCGAACGCGCCCGCGGTGTTCGGCGAGTGGGTCCGCGCGCAGGACTGGGTGCGACACTTCCGCGTGACGCTGTTTTCGGGCGACGTCCGGTGCGTCAAGCCGGACGCGAAGATCTTCCGCCTGCTGCTCGACGAGCTCGGCGCGGAGCCGGCGGACTGCCTGTTCTTCGACGACCGACAGTCCAATGTGGACGGTGCGAGGGCGGTCGGGCTCAAGGCCCAGCTGTGGAACGGCGCCGACGCGGCCCGCGCCTGGCTGGACTGA
- a CDS encoding TetR/AcrR family transcriptional regulator: protein MTGATTPKGERRRAALVEAAAKLLVEGGFDAVRHRAVAERAGLPLASTTYYFDSLEDLVTAAVEHHSNAELAAGRHRLEELATRNRGVQATVELVLEMLLGPESGDPEADAEAVLLRYERLVATGRRPYLRPLMRTLSAQLNELLAEIFARSGTPVSAVELERLIALVDGAVVNALIEIDPEPRAAAARMLQAALA, encoded by the coding sequence ATGACCGGAGCGACCACCCCGAAGGGGGAGCGACGCCGCGCCGCGCTCGTCGAGGCCGCCGCGAAGCTGCTCGTCGAGGGCGGGTTCGACGCCGTCCGCCACCGGGCGGTCGCCGAACGGGCCGGTCTGCCGCTCGCGTCGACGACGTACTACTTCGACTCGCTCGAGGACCTGGTCACGGCGGCCGTCGAGCACCACTCGAACGCGGAGCTGGCCGCCGGGCGGCACCGGCTCGAGGAGCTGGCGACCCGCAACCGGGGCGTGCAGGCGACCGTCGAGCTGGTGCTGGAGATGCTGCTGGGGCCGGAGAGCGGTGACCCGGAGGCCGACGCCGAAGCCGTCCTGCTGCGCTACGAGCGCCTGGTCGCGACCGGTCGCCGCCCGTACCTGCGGCCGTTGATGCGGACGCTGTCGGCCCAGCTCAACGAGCTGCTGGCGGAGATCTTCGCCCGCTCGGGCACCCCGGTCTCCGCCGTCGAGCTGGAGCGCCTGATCGCGCTGGTCGACGGCGCCGTCGTCAACGCGCTGATCGAAATCGACCCCGAACCCCGCGCGGCCGCGGCCCGGATGCTCCAAGCCGCCCTGGCCTGA